A window of Campylobacter lari subsp. lari contains these coding sequences:
- a CDS encoding pentapeptide repeat-containing protein, whose protein sequence is MATIYDKNGNIIIEKTEFSLSELLDFCRKQKISLKNANFKEQNLAGIDFNSLDLIGADFTNAILQYCDFESSIISNAVFTNAVLKNAYMQDVIANETNFKNCSLQNIFSNSARFIDCDFSGADLRENNFLKTRITNPFFKNTLISNTIGDMENICSLQVEKFSISFNSQDIAIGCKQESISWWKNVKNEELNDGREDYTQVWNAYKDILFKIINIKYNI, encoded by the coding sequence ATGGCTACAATTTATGACAAAAATGGAAATATTATTATAGAAAAAACTGAATTTAGTTTGAGTGAATTACTTGATTTTTGCAGAAAGCAAAAAATATCTTTAAAAAATGCTAATTTTAAAGAGCAAAATTTAGCAGGCATAGATTTTAATAGTTTAGATCTAATCGGGGCTGATTTCACTAATGCCATTTTACAATATTGCGATTTTGAATCAAGCATTATATCAAATGCTGTTTTTACAAATGCTGTTTTAAAAAACGCTTATATGCAAGATGTAATTGCAAATGAAACTAATTTTAAAAATTGCTCGCTACAAAACATTTTTTCAAATTCTGCTAGATTTATAGATTGTGATTTTAGCGGGGCTGATTTAAGAGAAAACAATTTCTTAAAAACAAGAATTACAAATCCATTTTTTAAAAATACTTTAATTTCAAATACCATAGGAGATATGGAAAACATATGCTCATTACAAGTAGAAAAATTTTCCATATCCTTTAATTCTCAAGATATAGCCATAGGTTGTAAACAAGAAAGCATATCATGGTGGAAAAATGTAAAAAATGAAGAATTAAACGATGGTCGTGAAGATTATACGCAAGTATGGAATGCATACAAAGACATTTTGTTTAAAATCATCAATATAAAATACAATATTTAA
- a CDS encoding YopX family protein, with protein sequence MKLQDFDFRVWNKKSNFYVEKTCGNIISIASDSSLEYNARENKILAVEFSPYDSMPLINKNYTEDDYEIELFTGLYDKNGNKIYEGDILEYTRWCEQYMEDAEHSETIYEVVCFDTNGGLYSKLLNGEFGWFFEHFMNDKNNTIEEMSIIGNIHENKELLNVRL encoded by the coding sequence ATGAAACTACAGGATTTTGATTTTAGGGTTTGGAATAAAAAATCTAATTTTTATGTCGAGAAAACTTGTGGTAATATAATATCCATAGCAAGTGATAGTAGTCTTGAATATAATGCAAGAGAAAACAAAATACTAGCAGTAGAGTTTTCACCATATGATAGTATGCCCTTAATAAATAAAAACTACACTGAAGATGATTATGAAATAGAACTTTTTACAGGGCTTTATGACAAAAACGGAAATAAGATTTATGAAGGTGATATACTTGAGTATACTAGATGGTGCGAACAATATATGGAAGATGCCGAACATTCAGAAACTATTTATGAAGTTGTTTGTTTTGATACAAATGGAGGGCTTTATTCCAAATTACTTAACGGAGAATTCGGTTGGTTTTTTGAACATTTTATGAATGATAAAAACAATACAATAGAAGAAATGTCTATTATTGGTAATATCCATGAAAACAAGGAGTTATTAAATGTTAGATTATAA
- a CDS encoding YopX family protein, with product MKLKDFDFRIWDENHKDCGNKDCKCQSKYTLGEHAKNMLSEFIGKDVEIELWTRIIDRNGKKVYENDIVRMKSPYDCFIAKISIHKEGTFYLEGKNGDYMGSLIYLVEDEAYTIEIIGNIHENHI from the coding sequence ATGAAATTAAAAGATTTTGATTTTAGGATTTGGGATGAAAATCATAAAGATTGTGGTAATAAAGATTGTAAGTGTCAATCAAAATATACACTTGGAGAACACGCTAAGAATATGTTATCAGAATTTATTGGTAAAGATGTAGAAATAGAGCTATGGACTAGAATCATAGATAGGAATGGTAAGAAAGTATATGAGAATGATATTGTTAGAATGAAAAGTCCATATGATTGCTTTATAGCAAAAATTAGCATTCATAAAGAAGGAACTTTTTATCTTGAGGGAAAAAATGGAGACTATATGGGTTCTTTAATTTATTTAGTTGAAGATGAAGCATATACCATTGAAATCATCGGTAATATCCACGAAAACCACATCTAA
- a CDS encoding DNA-binding protein has protein sequence MSNIEFLTPKQVEQMYGLNPLQQFRARSNGMPHYKIDVKTIRYKKTELDHWFKSKKVII, from the coding sequence ATGTCAAATATAGAATTTTTAACACCAAAGCAAGTAGAGCAAATGTATGGATTAAACCCTTTACAACAATTTAGAGCAAGAAGCAATGGCATGCCACACTACAAGATTGATGTTAAAACAATCAGGTACAAAAAAACAGAACTAGATCATTGGTTTAAATCTAAAAAAGTTATCATTTAA